The proteins below come from a single Gossypium raimondii isolate GPD5lz chromosome 2, ASM2569854v1, whole genome shotgun sequence genomic window:
- the LOC105784131 gene encoding cyclin-A1-1 has protein sequence MSTQNGNRRSSFSSSTTSSLAKRHASSSDNVGKVMASMPKKRVPLSNISNQKNTSRSSVSASSLVLCSNKVPKTRKTMPDNNNVGFSGHVLPLTHVEPGSVPPPKVVLSFPRGNEVALPPPPATISTIPPPPSIMEVSPSKSDGLSVSTDETMSTCDSFKSPEVEYMDNHDVTAVDSIERKTFRNLCISDHVESTGNICNRDAVAEMEMDDKIIDVDDNYMDPQLCATFACDIYKHLRASEVKKRPSTDFMERIQKDINSNMRAILIDWLVEVAEEYRLVPDTLYLTVNYIDRYLSGNMMNRQRLQLLGVACMMIAAKYEEICAPQVEEFCYITDNTYFKEEVIEMESSVLNYLKFEMTAPTAKCFLRRFVRAAQGINEVPLMQLECMANYITELSLLEYSMLCHAPSLIAASAIFLAKFILLPSKKPWNSTLQHYTLYKPSDLCDCVKDLHRLCCNNNSTLPAIREKYNQHKYKCVAKKNWPPSIPSEFFQN, from the exons ATGTCGACGCAAAATGGTAATCGGCGATCGTCGTTTTCCTCCTCTACGACGTCGTCTTTGGCCAAACGACATGCATCGTCCTCGGATAACGTCGGAAAAGTCATGGCTTCTATGCCTAAAAAGAGAGTCCCTCTTAGTAACATTTCTAACCAGAAGAACACCTCAAGAAGCTCCGTTTCGGCTTCTTCTTTG GTACTATGTTCAAACAAAGTCCCCAAGACCAGGAAGACAATGCCTGATAACAATAATGTAGGTTTTTCAGGACATGTTTTACCTTTAACACATGTAGAACCCGGTTCAGTTCCGCCTCCCAAGGTTGTCTTATCTTTTCCAAGAGGAAATGAAGTGGCCTTGCCCCCTCCTCCTGCTACTATCTCCACCATCCCTCCTCCACCATCTATCATGGAGGTTTCGCCTAGCAAATCAGATGGCTTATCAGTTTCCACGGACGAGACAATGTCTACCTGTGATTCTTTCAAAAGTCCTGAAGTTGAATATATGGACAATCATGATGTTACGGCTGTTGATTCGATTGAACGAAAGACGTTCAGAAATCTCTGCATTTCGGACCATGTTGAATCAACAG GGAATATATGCAATAGAGATGCAGTTGCAGAGATGGAAATGGATGATAAGATAATTGATGTTGATGACAATTACATGGATCCACAGCTTTGCGCAACATTTGCTTGTGATATTTACAAGCACCTACGTGCATCTGAG GTGAAGAAAAGACCTTCCACTGACTTCATGGAGAGAATTCAGAAAGACATAAATTCCAACATGCGTGCAATTCTAATTGATTGGCTTGTAGAA GTGGCTGAAGAGTACAGGCTTGTACCAGATACATTATATTTGACTGTGAACTACATAGATCGGTATCTTTCAGGGAATATGATGAACAGGCAACGCCTACAGTTGCTTGGTGTTGCCTGCATGATGATTGCAGC AAAATATGAGGAGATTTGCGCTCCTCAGGTGGAGGAGTTCTGCTACATCACTGATAATACATATTTCAAGGAGGAGGTTATAGAAATGGAATCTTCTGTTTTGAATTACTTGAAGTTTGAAATGACTGCCCCAACAGCTAAATGTTTCTTAAG ACGGTTTGTTCGAGCTGCTCAAGGGATCAATGAG GTTCCATTAATGCAATTAGAGTGCATGGCCAACTATATCACTGAACTCTCTCTCCTAGAGTACAGTATGCTTTGTCATGCTCCATCACTTATCGCTGCTTCTGCAATTTTCCTGGCCAAATTCATTCTTCTTCCTTCAAAGAAACCTTGG AATTCAACCTTGCAGCATTACACTCTTTACAAGCCATCTGATCTATGTGACTGTGTTAAGGATCTTCATAGATTATGCTGTAACAACAACTCTACTTTGCCAGCAATCAGGGAGAAATACAATCAACATAAG TATAAGTGTGTTGCAAAGAAGAATTGGCCTCCTTCAATACCTTCAGAATTCTTCCAAAATTGA